In Polyangiaceae bacterium, the following proteins share a genomic window:
- a CDS encoding MG2 domain-containing protein, producing MKTATFKRVPRALRSVYLALVVIGGACAPGGATMPAVSPQGTLGLGGGGSDGAASEGPFRVVFSGPSGQASNTAEISVVFSRPLRELSLAGQEAPPPIVLDPPLAGRWQWVGTHALLFVPAAGPLPGATHVTVTVPATVKALDGSQLARAHKFEFETPRPSLSRSTPYDGQKGLEPKQKLDLRFNHPVDPQDLERFVQLHNHTRKTTVAIDLRRPDPAKPKWIQVVPRAPLAVHSSFELRLAAGWKGQEGPLTQKEARSVRFETYGPLRVERISCDQDTPHRKCAPGGSLGLGLSNPVRYRDVKRLLSVAPAVKLRWDSWRDDDDYVSYVDINAPFKAGASYTVNLAGALRDRYGQSLGRAHSERVEIDDVWPTVEIGIQGDILEASKRPITVGSVNVAEYELWSGALDKSQAVSLMREPSLEKQFTQLGRMVRRDVVKPASPTNRVHKRSIDPGALLGKHNRGVVAVGVSHLERGGERPRTRKDVRLVQVTDLAMTAKISRHGSVVWVTQLSSGKPVPGAKVEVHRAGLAALSATTDADGIARIAAKDFAPNLEGESKDAQAVLVVSEGSDWTVRSVQEFLDPWRMDVALDLSGQLRAYGLLFTERGLYRPGDTVQLKGILRRHTLTGNAVEAGTAFKLVVEDSEGEAIATKAVKTNRFGSFHTQVRLPRSASLGSYRVFANGMRDGSLSEHFEVAEYRPAEFKVDVESDRPAYVRGDEAKWVVRGDFLFGAPMANATTRYNVTRARTYFAPPGTEDFATAADAYYSDDEEEDLDHSLLSGGDKKLSAEGKLELGSRLALPSQRGPEVIHAEAEVTDLSRQAQSGSSSAIVHPAAFYVGIEQLKDFFVQAPGRVTPRLAAFTPQGKRLPGKRVEVELVKRRWSVARQDVGSEQLHSITKVVDTVVARCSVTTTSTPSGCGLDVPEGGYYVIVAKAKDERGNPALAALSFYGIGQGAMAWGDGDRRKLELALNKREFKVGDKARVLIKNPFPEAEALVTVERAGVYRAERRVLRGATPVVEVEVTEDLLPNAFVSVLVARGRSKPLTPGKVDVGAPDYRLGYAEIAVNNSSRRLKVDVTPSAAEVKPGAMIDVEIRTKNAAGKPQAAEVALYAVDEGVLTLSGYRTPDPLQVFTAPRALQVATLESREGLARLGLPDLGALGLDKGKDGGGGSEGGSVRKDFRQSAYFNPAVMTDASGRAKVSFKLPDSLTTYRLMAVAATLDDRYGFGESHVVTSKRLMARPALPRFLRTGDAAEAGVIITSKGLSDTQATVTANVRGLELVGEPTRQVSLAKGGSVEVRFPLRAHRAGDAKLGFFVSAGGEKDAVEVRRTVSVPAVSESVALYGQTDSARGEKLGDLSAMRRDVGELQLSVASTALVGLGGGIEQLVEYPYGCTEQLSSRLLPMLPLADLAKDFSLPLPKDSKQIAEKTVAEILSRQRGDGGFGYWPESQESSPWVSTYALFTLHHAKVRGHAVPSRAIDRAKAYVRRELERAPRDQIALTTAAFIVDVLAEVGAPDVGYMSRLHGERNRLPTFGKALLLHALAISHQKAELIEPLLKELEGQLRLDADAAYVSENLGDDYAVLMSSPARSSAMALRGLLAARANHPLASALAKGLLHARRGGSWRNTQETAYALLALDEYRKAQERQTPDFLARIWLSGAELASGRFEGRSAEAMRHVVAAKDIPAKAGGLLVFQKVGDGRMFYEARLRYVPRTLPSKPLDRGFYVQKTLRAVSPESLPTALRSLPERTQGRVDAGTLVLVDVIVVTPSPRELVVIDDPLPAGLEPVDARLATTASWLANLDEAGDAMEERSEEWQDDLAHGSAFLQSWYRRELRDDRVLFFVDAMDAGMYHYRYLARATTAGKFIVPPTKAEEMYTPEVFGRTGAVSLEVR from the coding sequence ATGAAAACTGCAACCTTCAAGCGCGTGCCCCGCGCCCTCAGAAGTGTCTACCTCGCTCTCGTCGTGATCGGGGGCGCCTGCGCTCCCGGGGGCGCGACCATGCCTGCTGTCAGTCCCCAAGGGACTCTCGGCCTCGGCGGCGGAGGAAGTGACGGCGCCGCGAGCGAAGGCCCGTTCCGGGTCGTGTTCTCCGGCCCGAGCGGACAGGCATCGAACACCGCAGAGATCAGCGTGGTGTTCAGCCGTCCGCTGCGCGAGCTGTCCCTCGCGGGTCAGGAAGCTCCGCCCCCCATCGTGCTCGATCCGCCGCTCGCGGGTCGGTGGCAGTGGGTGGGCACCCACGCATTGCTTTTCGTTCCGGCTGCAGGGCCGTTGCCCGGGGCGACCCACGTCACGGTGACCGTGCCCGCCACGGTGAAGGCGCTCGACGGGAGCCAGCTCGCTCGCGCTCACAAGTTCGAGTTCGAGACGCCGCGGCCGTCGCTTTCGCGCTCCACGCCCTACGACGGGCAAAAGGGCCTCGAGCCGAAGCAGAAGCTCGACCTTCGCTTCAACCACCCCGTGGATCCCCAGGATTTGGAGCGCTTCGTGCAGCTCCACAATCACACGCGCAAGACGACGGTTGCCATCGACCTTCGTCGGCCCGACCCCGCGAAACCGAAGTGGATTCAGGTCGTACCGCGCGCGCCCCTCGCGGTGCACTCTAGCTTCGAGCTGCGCCTCGCTGCGGGCTGGAAGGGCCAGGAAGGACCGCTGACGCAAAAAGAGGCGCGCAGTGTCCGGTTCGAAACCTACGGACCGCTGCGTGTGGAGCGGATCAGCTGCGATCAGGACACGCCGCATCGCAAATGCGCTCCGGGCGGAAGTCTCGGGCTGGGGCTCTCGAATCCAGTGCGCTATCGCGACGTGAAACGGCTGCTCAGCGTAGCGCCTGCCGTGAAGCTGCGTTGGGATTCCTGGCGCGACGACGACGACTACGTCAGCTACGTGGACATCAACGCGCCGTTCAAAGCGGGAGCCAGCTATACCGTCAATCTGGCCGGGGCCCTGCGCGATCGCTACGGGCAGTCCCTGGGGCGGGCACACTCCGAGCGCGTGGAGATCGACGACGTGTGGCCGACCGTGGAGATCGGAATCCAGGGGGACATCCTGGAGGCGTCGAAGCGGCCCATCACCGTCGGCAGTGTGAATGTGGCGGAATACGAGCTGTGGAGCGGCGCCCTGGACAAGAGCCAAGCGGTCAGCCTGATGCGTGAGCCGAGCCTGGAGAAGCAGTTCACCCAACTGGGTCGCATGGTTCGAAGGGACGTCGTCAAGCCGGCTTCGCCTACGAATCGGGTCCACAAGCGTTCGATCGATCCGGGCGCACTGCTGGGCAAGCACAATCGCGGCGTCGTGGCCGTAGGTGTTTCTCATCTCGAGCGCGGCGGTGAACGGCCGCGCACACGCAAAGACGTGCGATTGGTGCAGGTGACGGATCTGGCGATGACGGCGAAGATCTCTCGCCACGGATCCGTGGTGTGGGTGACCCAGCTGTCGAGCGGCAAGCCCGTGCCCGGCGCAAAGGTGGAGGTGCACCGCGCGGGGCTCGCGGCGCTGAGCGCCACCACCGACGCCGACGGGATTGCGCGCATTGCTGCCAAGGACTTCGCGCCCAATCTGGAAGGCGAGAGCAAGGACGCCCAGGCCGTGCTCGTCGTCAGCGAGGGCTCGGATTGGACCGTGCGCTCGGTGCAGGAGTTCCTCGACCCCTGGCGCATGGACGTCGCCTTGGATTTGAGCGGGCAGCTGCGCGCCTACGGGCTGCTCTTCACTGAGCGGGGCCTGTACCGACCCGGGGACACGGTGCAGCTCAAGGGCATTCTGCGTCGCCACACCCTGACCGGAAATGCCGTCGAGGCTGGTACTGCCTTCAAGCTCGTCGTCGAAGACTCCGAAGGCGAGGCGATAGCGACCAAGGCCGTGAAGACGAACCGGTTCGGCTCCTTCCACACCCAAGTGCGCCTGCCGCGGTCGGCGTCGCTGGGTAGCTATCGCGTGTTCGCCAATGGCATGCGTGACGGCAGCTTGAGCGAGCACTTCGAGGTTGCCGAGTATCGCCCCGCGGAGTTCAAGGTCGACGTCGAGAGCGATCGCCCGGCGTATGTGAGAGGAGACGAAGCGAAGTGGGTCGTGCGCGGAGACTTCTTGTTCGGCGCGCCCATGGCGAACGCGACGACGCGCTACAACGTCACTCGCGCTCGCACCTACTTTGCTCCGCCCGGAACGGAGGATTTCGCCACCGCTGCCGATGCCTACTACAGCGATGACGAGGAAGAAGACCTCGACCACTCACTGCTCTCGGGCGGTGACAAGAAGCTGAGCGCCGAGGGTAAGCTCGAGCTCGGCTCGCGTCTGGCCCTCCCGAGTCAGCGCGGCCCCGAGGTCATCCATGCCGAGGCCGAGGTCACGGATCTCTCGCGCCAGGCGCAGAGTGGAAGTAGCTCCGCCATCGTTCACCCCGCCGCTTTCTACGTTGGCATCGAGCAACTCAAGGACTTCTTCGTCCAGGCGCCGGGCCGTGTCACCCCGCGGCTGGCTGCCTTCACACCCCAAGGCAAGCGATTGCCAGGCAAACGCGTGGAGGTGGAGCTGGTGAAACGACGTTGGAGCGTGGCACGTCAAGACGTCGGCTCCGAGCAGCTCCACTCCATCACCAAGGTCGTCGACACCGTCGTCGCGCGCTGCAGCGTGACGACGACGAGCACGCCCAGTGGCTGCGGCCTCGACGTGCCCGAGGGCGGCTACTACGTCATCGTGGCCAAGGCCAAGGACGAGCGGGGCAATCCAGCGCTCGCGGCGCTGTCGTTCTACGGCATTGGGCAGGGGGCCATGGCGTGGGGTGACGGGGATCGTCGCAAACTCGAGCTGGCGCTGAACAAGCGCGAGTTCAAGGTGGGCGACAAGGCGCGCGTGCTGATCAAGAACCCCTTTCCGGAGGCGGAAGCCCTGGTGACGGTGGAACGCGCCGGCGTCTATCGCGCCGAGCGACGCGTGCTGCGTGGCGCAACGCCTGTCGTCGAGGTAGAAGTGACGGAAGATCTGCTGCCCAACGCCTTTGTGTCGGTGTTGGTTGCGCGTGGACGCAGCAAGCCGCTGACGCCGGGGAAGGTGGACGTGGGTGCTCCCGACTACCGCCTTGGCTACGCCGAGATCGCAGTCAACAACTCCTCGCGTCGCCTCAAGGTCGACGTCACGCCCTCGGCGGCAGAGGTCAAGCCGGGGGCAATGATCGACGTCGAGATCCGTACCAAGAACGCAGCTGGAAAGCCCCAGGCCGCCGAGGTTGCGCTTTACGCCGTCGATGAGGGAGTGCTGACTCTGAGTGGCTACCGCACGCCCGATCCGCTTCAGGTGTTCACGGCGCCGCGTGCCCTGCAGGTGGCGACTCTGGAGTCGCGCGAAGGGCTCGCCCGTCTGGGTCTTCCGGATCTGGGGGCGCTCGGGCTCGACAAAGGCAAGGACGGCGGGGGTGGAAGCGAGGGCGGCAGCGTTCGCAAGGACTTCCGCCAAAGCGCCTACTTCAATCCCGCGGTGATGACCGACGCCAGCGGCCGAGCCAAGGTGAGCTTCAAGCTTCCTGACAGCCTCACCACCTATCGCTTGATGGCCGTGGCCGCGACCCTGGACGATCGCTACGGCTTCGGTGAGTCACACGTCGTCACTAGCAAGCGACTGATGGCACGTCCGGCTCTGCCGCGGTTTCTGCGCACCGGCGACGCGGCGGAGGCCGGTGTGATCATCACGTCGAAAGGCCTGTCGGACACGCAAGCCACGGTGACGGCCAACGTGCGGGGGCTGGAGCTAGTCGGTGAGCCGACGCGACAGGTTTCACTGGCGAAAGGCGGAAGCGTCGAGGTGCGCTTCCCACTGCGGGCGCATCGCGCCGGCGACGCAAAGCTCGGCTTTTTCGTGTCCGCGGGCGGCGAAAAGGACGCGGTGGAGGTGCGACGAACGGTGTCAGTGCCTGCGGTCAGCGAGTCCGTCGCACTGTACGGCCAGACGGACAGTGCGCGCGGCGAGAAGCTCGGTGATCTGTCCGCCATGCGGCGGGACGTCGGCGAGCTTCAGCTCAGCGTTGCCTCGACAGCGCTGGTGGGACTCGGGGGAGGGATCGAACAGCTGGTGGAGTACCCCTACGGTTGTACCGAGCAGCTCTCCAGCCGGCTTCTGCCCATGTTGCCCCTCGCGGATCTGGCCAAGGATTTCTCCTTGCCCTTGCCCAAGGACTCCAAGCAGATCGCGGAAAAGACCGTTGCCGAGATCTTGTCGCGGCAGCGCGGCGACGGCGGTTTCGGCTATTGGCCCGAATCTCAGGAAAGCTCGCCCTGGGTCAGCACCTACGCCTTGTTCACCCTGCACCACGCGAAGGTTCGCGGCCACGCAGTGCCGAGCCGCGCCATCGATCGGGCCAAGGCCTACGTGCGGCGCGAGTTGGAGCGCGCTCCACGGGATCAGATCGCGCTCACGACCGCCGCCTTCATCGTCGACGTCTTGGCCGAAGTTGGCGCGCCGGACGTCGGCTACATGAGCCGGCTCCACGGTGAGCGCAATCGCTTGCCGACCTTTGGTAAGGCATTGTTGCTGCACGCTCTGGCGATCAGCCACCAGAAGGCGGAGCTGATCGAGCCGTTGCTGAAAGAGTTGGAGGGACAGCTCCGCCTCGATGCAGACGCCGCCTACGTGAGCGAGAACCTCGGCGACGATTACGCCGTGCTGATGAGCTCGCCCGCACGGTCGAGTGCGATGGCGCTGCGCGGTCTCCTCGCCGCACGCGCCAACCATCCGCTCGCGAGTGCCCTGGCCAAGGGGTTGCTCCACGCCCGACGTGGAGGCAGTTGGCGCAATACGCAGGAGACGGCCTACGCGCTCCTGGCCTTGGACGAGTATCGCAAGGCACAAGAGCGGCAGACCCCCGACTTTCTCGCGCGGATCTGGCTTTCCGGCGCCGAGTTGGCCTCTGGTCGATTCGAGGGGCGCAGCGCCGAGGCCATGCGTCACGTCGTGGCGGCCAAGGACATCCCTGCCAAGGCGGGCGGCTTGCTGGTGTTCCAGAAAGTCGGCGACGGCCGCATGTTCTACGAGGCGCGCTTGCGCTACGTGCCGCGGACGCTGCCCTCTAAACCCCTCGATCGCGGCTTCTACGTTCAGAAGACGTTGCGCGCAGTCAGCCCCGAGTCGCTTCCTACGGCGTTGCGGTCGCTGCCGGAACGAACCCAGGGGCGCGTCGACGCAGGGACGTTGGTGTTGGTGGACGTCATCGTGGTCACTCCCAGTCCGCGTGAACTGGTCGTGATTGACGACCCCTTGCCGGCCGGTTTGGAGCCCGTGGACGCGCGTCTGGCGACCACCGCGTCTTGGCTCGCCAACCTGGATGAAGCCGGTGACGCGATGGAGGAGCGGAGCGAGGAGTGGCAGGACGACCTGGCGCACGGCAGCGCCTTCCTGCAGAGCTGGTACCGACGCGAACTGCGCGATGACCGCGTGCTGTTCTTCGTCGATGCGATGGATGCCGGTATGTATCACTACCGCTATCTGGCGCGCGCAACGACGGCAGGGAAGTTCATCGTACCTCCCACCAAAGCGGAGGAGATGTACACCCCCGAGGTCTTCGGCCGCACTGGCGCCGTCAGCCTGGAGGTGCGGTGA
- a CDS encoding acyl-CoA thioesterase, with protein MFLHERIVRFHEADAAGLVFFPCFFSYAHEAMEELMASADGGYAGLIMTRRVGLPAVRVDANFEAPLRYGDTARIEVHVSRIGTRSFELTYRFKRASDGVSCATLRHTVVATDLQRVKSMDVPADVRRIIDAHYSPDAD; from the coding sequence ATGTTCCTCCACGAGCGAATCGTACGCTTTCACGAGGCCGACGCGGCTGGCCTGGTCTTCTTTCCTTGCTTCTTCAGCTACGCCCACGAGGCGATGGAAGAGCTGATGGCCAGCGCCGACGGTGGCTACGCCGGCCTGATCATGACGCGACGAGTGGGACTTCCTGCCGTTCGCGTGGATGCGAACTTCGAAGCTCCGCTACGCTACGGCGACACGGCGCGCATCGAAGTGCACGTCAGCCGCATCGGGACGCGCTCCTTCGAACTCACCTATCGCTTCAAGCGCGCCAGTGACGGTGTGAGCTGCGCGACGTTGCGGCATACCGTCGTGGCCACGGACCTGCAGCGAGTGAAGAGCATGGACGTGCCCGCGGACGTACGCCGCATCATCGACGCCCACTACAGCCCTGACGCAGACTGA